One genomic segment of Candidatus Eremiobacteraceae bacterium includes these proteins:
- a CDS encoding NHL repeat-containing protein, with protein sequence MRLRHLTGFVVCASIAAVLVGCSQNSTSPSPTSPPAPPAHIYVAVCASVCGGTGPTSVTAYDALGNFISLAGGFPGIKGANGIAYASSNRQLYVADCGTCYATGATTVLAFDLFGNAVSLAPSAFAGLKEPGITYVPADNELYVADFQLNKIFVFDLQGNPVAVAGSFAGLNGPYAMAYASTTNHLYVANYNANTVSVFDLQGNPVAVTGTFPGLSGPAGMAFAPSNGLLYVTNKTASTITVYDLNGNLVPLTGTFPGLSSPIGLAYDPDNSLLYVPNLASITVYNLDGTAHAVSGPWTGASVPIGITVVP encoded by the coding sequence ATGAGATTGAGACACTTGACCGGCTTTGTCGTTTGCGCCTCGATCGCGGCTGTATTGGTCGGGTGTTCGCAAAACTCGACCTCGCCCTCGCCGACATCGCCACCCGCGCCGCCCGCGCACATCTACGTCGCGGTCTGCGCATCTGTCTGCGGCGGAACCGGTCCGACATCGGTCACCGCCTATGATGCGCTGGGAAACTTCATCAGCCTAGCGGGCGGTTTCCCGGGCATCAAGGGTGCGAACGGCATCGCATACGCGTCGTCTAACCGGCAGCTGTACGTCGCGGATTGCGGAACGTGCTACGCGACCGGTGCGACGACGGTCCTCGCCTTCGACCTGTTCGGCAACGCGGTGTCACTGGCGCCCAGCGCGTTCGCCGGCCTCAAGGAGCCGGGCATCACGTATGTGCCGGCCGACAACGAGCTGTACGTCGCCGACTTTCAATTGAACAAGATCTTCGTGTTCGATCTGCAGGGTAACCCAGTCGCGGTGGCTGGTTCGTTCGCGGGCCTCAACGGACCGTACGCGATGGCGTACGCGTCCACCACAAATCACTTGTATGTGGCCAACTACAACGCGAATACTGTGAGCGTCTTCGACCTGCAAGGCAATCCCGTCGCAGTCACTGGAACGTTCCCAGGCTTGAGCGGCCCGGCCGGTATGGCGTTCGCGCCCTCAAACGGTTTGCTGTACGTCACCAACAAGACCGCAAGCACTATCACCGTATACGATCTCAACGGCAATCTGGTGCCGCTCACCGGCACTTTCCCAGGCTTGAGCTCGCCGATCGGTCTCGCCTACGACCCCGACAACTCGCTGCTGTACGTACCCAACTTGGCGTCTATCACGGTGTACAACCTCGACGGCACCGCGCACGCCGTCTCCGGTCCATGGACCGGGGCGAGCGTGCCGATCGGCATCACGGTCGTCCCATAG